AAGTTCTGGGccaatcggctctctctccttttTTGCTGCTAGCCGCATCAAGGTGTAGATGCTGAGGTTATTCTTGAAACCAAGTTGTTCCtgaacctcagcaccattacgttCTCCTTCTGGGAGCCAGAGGAAGCattttttgaacgatggcagttcgaggacccttttcagggttagtcgcgcactcTCCCATACATTGTTGAGAGAGAAGCAGTACTACCTGAGCCACTGGTTCGTGTTTTCTTGGATAAAGTTTAGCCGTGACATTTTACGGTGTACACCTATAGAATGtaagcaaagcttaatgtctTGTGAGGATGCAGTCATTGCAGCTAGGAGAAGTTtcttcctaagctgttcgcactgctcagtatcgtaagcGGATAATAGTTTCGTTCTACAAGACatatccatcggcttcgatagaattgtctgcaaatgaaggcctagctaTTGCCGGTCGAGcagtctttgctgccttttgctTTGAAGATTTGGGATTGTCCACTACCACTTCcatttccccttagccgcaggtgctccgaacgatcctttcccctcaCCCTTGGCACAGCCCGTGTGTAATGGTTTGCCCGAATGCGGTTTGCCCGTAAGCAGTTTGCCTGAAGGCGGTTTTCCCGGaggctgtttgttgtccgtggacccatgggcaagacttttgcCTCAGTAGGTGACGCCGATTGGAggttgacagaaggggcctggtTCGGCTCGCCCGTGAATGACTGGGTCCCAATCAAATTGGTTTATGGCCACATAACCTTTCAACTCTCGGCGAGGTAATCACACCCtggttggggttttgattatcgCTTGGCTTCAAGTGTCACCTCTCATTtcctagaggatcttccttactgagctccctcaccacgacaataTAGGTAATCGTTGAGGGAGCTGTTGCttgtatataatataataatttctgTGAACAACTACTATGTTTACTGTTAGAAGTGATATATTCAACCGAATGTAGTCCTTGCCATTATAATCCGGGAGAAAATAAGTTATAGAGTTTATTGGGGAATTCGCTGAAAGTCGCAGAAAGACCTTTACGACTTGATTGTCAAAAATTTTTCGCGTATGCTTACAAGCAATAATAAAAATGCAAGAAGACAAGCTCCGTCAGCCCACCACAACAGAACTGCTTCGCCGTTACCACCCTATTTTACTCACTTGATGGTTTCGTCTTCTTCGACGGCGGATTCCTGTCTTCCGATCCGGAATCACTGTCGCTACTGCTGGAAGCGGTCTCCTTGTTTTCCGGCATGTTTGTTACCTCTACTTACCTTCAGCAGATAAATCCAAGAAGCTTATCCTTAATGCTGGCAAGTCTAAATACAAATCCACTTTTGTCTTTAGGGAATTGAGAAAAATTGGGATTCAAAACGTATGCATTCATTACCGATTACCAACTAAAAAGGGCAGGAACCAGAACAATCAACGCACACTATCCCAGCTCTTTCTTTATTACTCGAAGATTAGAAGCGATCTCCCGTATCGAGCTGATTAGCTGCCCAACCAATCAGCCTGCTTTTGCCGATTCAGtacttgaaaaacaaaaacaacaacaaattgcGTTCGACAGTATATAACACGGGCAAGTTTATGGGGGTCAACGAACGATATGCTCGGTTAATATTCGCTTGaatcatttgaaaattattaataaaatttggaattgttcaaatgaaattgggTTCTTGATTTTATCGGAAAGCGATCAATTGTTTAAATGCTAGATCCTGTTAAGATGGGAATTATCAAATTGAGAGAGGTAATTGGGGAAGCTAAGGGGTAGAAACATGCGGGAAAAGAgggaatattacatattattgaatgcattctcctGTTAAGCGAATGAAATACCGCTTATGTTGCAAAGTCGCAGACACTAGACTCTACCGAACCCGCGCGGTTGCCCTCTCTCCCTATTAAAAATTTTGCCTTTACCATATGTTTTCCTAGTGTTTTGTCAGTAAtgactttttgaaattttaagctTCATGTATAAAATTAGGAGTGACAAGACAAACTGGAATAGCGTAGCAGTGACAtaaggcttaaaccagcaactggttacggggtcattggtccaagcaaAATGTACTTGCAGCCAATGGGTTTTTACACTAGTCTCACCTcactcaccgacagccaagcagcgattagGGCActcaggtccaaccaggtgaactctaaactggtatgggaatgccttgagagactgaatacgctcggttcGTTCAACAAGGTTTGGATATTCCGGGTTCCaagtctgtggaatcggaaacgggttcatggatattacattaaaaaatgaaaaggatcgGTTGAGGcaactgggcgggcctaccaggaatggagcagtccagggtgcttattgagggatacgaacTCAACCGCacaatagtgggaattctcactatcacctagggaagctagagatatctacggacactgcctgtaggttcTGTGCAGAATGTGATGAGACAGTGTCCTGCACTTCCGTAAAGTAGGtcaaggcatctgggagaacatttgATACCAGATGTATAGTTGAatgatttggaagtagggaatgtaCTAAAATCCCCaacggttatagacttgcttgaTATACTTTtaataataggtacactataaccagtaaaagtatGGTGCCCCTTTTGTTTGTTAAGGACACTATGCGACTTCCTCTTAACAGAATGATAATAAGATATCGTAAAGTGGTTGTTAGGAGGTGTTGCATCCGTTAATTGTGTGTTTTGTTCACATATAAGCGAAGATACTattgtgtacatacatatatacggaGACACGATTTGTTAAAAACTTCCAAATTTCTTTTGAACAATTTTTATAATCAAGAGCGGAAGATTAATGGAATTCTTGAATTAGACTAGTTAATATTCTCACGAGATAGCAGTAGATGTAATAGCCTTCATCACAAGGTGCTCGTATCATTCCCAACTTATTTGAACAATACTACATTTTACTAAATGTATGGGAAACTTAGTTGCACAACACAACTTTGTGCATCGTGctgttgcgcaatttgtttgactgTATATGGGCCCTATCCGGAAATCGCAGGAAGCAATCAGGTTAGTTTGAACGAATCCCAGAAATAAAATCATCCGATGTGGAATTTTTATACATTCTCCAGCTACCCAGGAGGgcgattaaatatttattgctATTAAAATAGTATTATGGCAACTAATATTCattaaagtaataaataaataaaaaaacggtTTCTTTGGGATCTTAGAACTCATTAACAGTAATAATTAAATCTGGAAGAAAGGAGCTATGTAGCAGAATTGTAAGAACACTTCACAAGATTGGGCAGGAGGTACTGCAAATTAGTTTTTAGGAATAAATATTTGCACTATGTACCTGAAACGCAACTATTCAATTGCACGACCTGGGGACCTTTTCCCTTCAAACATACATAATTATTTCTAATTGCGAAGCTGCACAAGCAACTTTGTGTAGCTTAGTTTAAACCTGATTTTAGAACAGCCTCAAATTTTATCAGATCTGGTAAGAAAGGCGCATGACGTTGGAACCGGAGTTTCAGTTAAACAAATAGTAAATACGTCATTAGTGGCCAAGTTGATAACTTTTTGGCGACAGAAATGTTTCATCAAGAAAGAGTTGACAGCCAACTTCCACAAAACAATTCTCGATACTTCATCATTCATTTGGCAACAAACGCCGATAGAGCGAATCTCATGATCGCATTCAAGCGCCAGAAGCAAGTGACCAAGAAATACCCTTTTGCTTCTGTTATCACGGGAGCTTCTTCCGTGGTAGCTTGTGGCTCGATAGGCCTGGCTCTAGGCTGCACGGCTCTAGGTTTATATTCTGCTTTCATTGGCATCGGTAAGTGCAGCCTGGATGAGAAGTGCATATATTTTATCCGCTCTTCTTCATTACCGAAATTATTTTCCACaaacaaatagaagaaaaataacGCATTTGTAACATCCTGTCTGTTCTTGCATAACAGCTTATATGTATATTTGTAATTTCAGAGGACCGATGTTCAGGAGGAAACCTTATTCGACACCATATTTCGCCACAAATGTGCTTGAACATGATGTCCTTTATCTGTCGTGAGCTACGCATATCGGACTCCCTACCTAATTACGCGAATTTGGTAATGAGACTGCAGACTGACCCGGACTTCAATAGAGCCGCCCTCAAGGCCTTGGCGAAATTTTATCGAAAGCAACTAAAGTTAAAAGTTCTACCTCCGTGGTAATACCATTATAATACTTAAGGGTTGAATTCAGTTTGTCCGATCGCTTTACAAGATGAACTCGTTTTCAACTCCAGTTTTAACATCCTAGTTTTTACGTCACATTGTGAAAccgaatttttattattattatatttggagAAATATTCACATAAAAGACGTATAATAGCGAATCAATTGTTTTTTTAAAGAACAATCGAATCCATCGTAGAAAATGAGCAAAACTACAACAAGTTAGATTGTTACCAAAGATTTACATTGTAGGCGGTTTAGAAGTGAATGCACTTCATTCACCCTGAACTGGTGTCGATATTAAATTGTGTCGAGGGACCTCATTCggaaaaaagcaaataaatggtattatatataaaaagtTTGGGGAAAACCATATTTAAACCATAAACCATATTTAAAAGCATATTTTAAAAAGTAACCCCTTTTCTTAATACTAACcaaatttttgtaaactttatCATAGGTCATATTAATTTAATACGcgattttgagtttttttttaagtgtATACTTCAGATaattgaaaaattggaaaaaataacgAAAGAACGAAATCAAACACCTTTTGAGATTTGACTATACTCTGAACTTAAAACAGAATCTTTTTCTGAGATCAATGAAATATAGAAACaagtcgcttcaggtataaaaggtttgccTACGtcaggagcgatgagtgcattaCAGTtccgtgtaaacacaaaaccttactaacatcggttcaatgtctatctgtccaactgtctgtctggctgtcacacccaatttactcagaaacgccTGGACCAGTTGTTACgaaattttgagaaaacattTAGTTTGTGAGTCCCTCTACATGCAGCGAgtagcaccattttgtgttgaatttcaaggagggctcccaatacatgcgAAACGAGGGTGTAATTTTATTTCACAGAATCTGATCATgtagggtatgaaatgaaagggatcaaatagtacttttcgaaactgataggTTTCCTAGGGGAGGTAGGGcacaaaatgtgtgctccaaaaagtgaaacaagtctcaCTCTCTGAActtgtccaaccgaaaaatctcaaaaaaaatcagaatgatgcaactatatgaaatctaggcctcaaaatacatcccactcCGATATTCGCAAAAATgaatttgataataatatattaccatgttttggaaatttaccagaaATACTCCTTCATTCCAagagtacaaaatttgaagtCAGCATAGACATATAGGACACaatcctgaaaagtttgaatgcaatccgactattattaacaaagttatagaaggtcaaaatttagcatttcaggtaaatttatgacACCCAAGacatatatgacgtcatcatcatataacgtGAACGGCGGGGTCGTGGAAACGTtttcgttttccttttttgactttttttagttatttgcactTCAGTGTCAGTTCGTCCAGATAGACATGTgcatgtatatgctaataaagtaGTAAAATGCggatagtaaccaatataatagacatgtatgTTCTGGTTACCTGCGGTTTTTAATTTGTGTTCcttacatgcatatatatgtatgcttctgtgtacggagtaaagtggaaatgcgcgaACATGCGttacatcaatttagatgcgtacaTACGTATGCACGCATCATCATGCGGTAAAagacaatatttgtttatttacggtgaacacagtatttatgtcgtccTGTGTGTAGATGCCAcacctcccatcaggcgcgtccctccGTGCGGAAAAGCGAACACTCGCTGGATGCGTTTtaggcatgcacatgcacgcaccAGGAGATttccgtgtatgggcatgcttgcCGGGTAAGTGGAAAGTAAACGCTCACCCGTGGATAGAAATTAGCCATGGGAAAAACACCCAGAATCGGGCTCCccgccgtcgatatccagcgaccgcagtcttcagtagtgggaaacttggcatctaatgctacaagaaatCTTAGTgaagtggaaatgagatctacacggGATCCTTTTTgcaaagctcaaaacttgggaggtcaccactgaggGCAACATTACTCctaggtagtcgagattcgtcgcgggactcgaaACGGATTTTGGAAAGTTCCCGGACTGTTAGTTAGTTATCGATACTGTAAAAGGGGATCGCGGAAGGCAGTAAGCTACAACAGCAGGAGGAACGCATAAATGAGttcattaagggggtcacctcgtatgtcgggttggagaaatcgattttttttgcatgaattgtatctatatatagtggagaatatgtgggcaaagggattttccgatattccgagtcgttcagaaattgcagtgttaaacaggtaaggagtgtGCAGCCGCGggtagagtactcgatgagaaagagcatcgaatatTTTTTTAGCTGTTAATTTTTCACcagagccttataaattcgaacacaggtataaatataaaaagatggaaaaccaatcaattgtctaaacttatttgctgtttggaataaaaaggataatccagtctagagtgagcactgaaaggccttcaagctatactcagttatattttgttgtaagtattgtactttttgtgtgttcagtgatttttttaa
The DNA window shown above is from Hermetia illucens chromosome 5, iHerIll2.2.curated.20191125, whole genome shotgun sequence and carries:
- the LOC119657892 gene encoding uncharacterized protein LOC119657892; the protein is MFHQERVDSQLPQNNSRYFIIHLATNADRANLMIAFKRQKQVTKKYPFASVITGASSVVACGSIGLALGCTALGLYSAFIGIEDRCSGGNLIRHHISPQMCLNMMSFICRELRISDSLPNYANLVMRLQTDPDFNRAALKALAKFYRKQLKLKVLPPW